In Acidiphilium acidophilum, one genomic interval encodes:
- the rpe gene encoding ribulose-phosphate 3-epimerase, protein MLETVTTRPVIIAPSILSADFSMLGQETSGVIEAGADWVHIDVMDGHFVPNLTFGPVVIKSLRRHTAATFDCHLMISPVDAYLDAFADAGADIITVHAEATTHLDRTVQAIKARGCKAGVALCPGTHEDALTYVLDQLDLVLIMTVNPGFGGQSFLSSQLPKIRRVREMIGDRNISLELDGGIAPDNIGACVEAGADVFVAGSSVFRGGPNRYAENIAALRTGAAGG, encoded by the coding sequence ATGCTTGAGACAGTCACGACCCGCCCGGTGATTATTGCGCCATCCATCCTGTCGGCCGATTTCTCCATGCTCGGGCAGGAGACCAGCGGTGTTATCGAGGCCGGGGCCGACTGGGTCCATATCGACGTGATGGACGGGCATTTCGTGCCCAACCTCACATTCGGACCGGTGGTGATCAAGTCGCTGCGCCGCCACACCGCCGCGACGTTCGACTGCCATCTGATGATTTCGCCGGTCGATGCGTACCTCGATGCGTTCGCGGATGCCGGGGCGGATATCATTACCGTTCATGCCGAGGCGACTACTCACCTCGACCGCACGGTGCAGGCGATCAAGGCGCGCGGCTGCAAGGCCGGGGTTGCGCTCTGCCCCGGCACGCATGAGGACGCGCTGACCTATGTGCTCGATCAGCTCGATCTCGTCCTGATCATGACGGTCAATCCCGGTTTCGGGGGTCAGAGTTTCCTGTCCAGCCAGTTGCCGAAAATCCGCCGCGTCCGTGAAATGATCGGCGATCGCAATATCAGCCTCGAACTCGACGGGGGTATTGCGCCGGACAATATCGGCGCCTGCGTCGAGGCCGGGGCGGACGTGTTCGTTGCCGGCTCTTCGGTGTTTCGCGGCGGGCCCAACCGCTATGCGGAAAATATCGCGGCGTTGCGGACCGGGGCTGCCGGCGGCTGA
- a CDS encoding S1 family peptidase has translation MQIDSQIKRLLFNTVRVDTELEDGSSGSGTAFIVDHMHRTGLRQFIVTNRHLVENVRRGGLVFTQKRDDQPLIGRRFHLDIEDFSAAWFPHPDPAVDLAIVPLAPLDAAAHAQGVALYYHGIDSRLTLSGSDMHQFDALEEILFIGYPSGIWDHVNLMPILRRGTTATPLALNFEGRDEFLIDAAVFPGSSGSPVFVAEPEKGRGLRPTKPNYRFAGVIAAVFFREETNQIVPAPVPAAATGATFTGAEMVDLGLVIKAKAVLEILDAYFVRRGD, from the coding sequence ATGCAGATCGATTCCCAGATCAAGCGCCTGCTGTTCAACACGGTGCGGGTGGATACCGAGCTCGAAGACGGCAGCAGCGGCTCGGGCACCGCCTTCATCGTCGATCACATGCACCGGACCGGCCTGCGCCAGTTCATCGTCACCAACCGCCACCTGGTCGAGAATGTGCGCCGGGGCGGACTCGTCTTCACCCAGAAGCGTGACGACCAGCCGCTGATCGGCCGGCGCTTCCATCTCGATATCGAAGATTTCTCCGCCGCCTGGTTTCCCCACCCCGATCCCGCGGTCGATCTCGCCATCGTGCCCCTCGCACCGCTCGACGCGGCCGCCCACGCGCAGGGGGTGGCGCTTTATTATCACGGCATCGACTCGCGCCTGACCCTGAGCGGGTCTGACATGCACCAGTTCGACGCGCTCGAGGAGATCCTGTTCATCGGTTATCCGAGCGGCATCTGGGATCATGTCAACCTGATGCCCATCCTGCGCCGGGGCACGACCGCAACGCCGCTCGCGCTCAACTTCGAGGGCCGGGACGAATTCCTGATCGACGCCGCCGTGTTTCCAGGATCGAGCGGCAGCCCGGTCTTCGTCGCCGAGCCCGAAAAAGGCCGCGGGCTGCGGCCCACCAAGCCGAACTACCGGTTCGCCGGCGTGATCGCCGCGGTGTTTTTCCGCGAGGAAACCAACCAGATCGTCCCGGCCCCGGTTCCCGCCGCCGCAACGGGCGCGACCTTCACCGGAGCGGAAATGGTCGATCTCGGCCTCGTCATCAAGGCAAAAGCGGTGCTCGAAATCCTCGACGCCTATTTCGTGCGGCGAGGCGACTGA
- a CDS encoding BMC domain-containing protein: MSGTSNADITLRAFVFIDALQPQLASYLATSSQGFLPVPGDACLWIEVAPGMAVHRLSDIALKATNVHMGEQVVERAFGSMEIHYRNQSEVLEAGRVVLRELRTTEDARMPCRIAWKEVICAITPDHATLINRQLRKGSMLLPGKSMFIMETEPAGYIVYAANEAEKAANITLVDVRPFGTFGRLTMMGNEAEANAALQAAEHAIATINNNAGRVGR, encoded by the coding sequence ATGTCCGGGACCAGCAATGCGGACATCACCCTGCGAGCGTTCGTCTTCATCGACGCGCTGCAACCCCAGCTCGCCTCCTATCTCGCGACCTCCTCGCAAGGCTTCCTCCCCGTCCCCGGCGATGCCTGCCTGTGGATCGAGGTCGCCCCCGGCATGGCGGTCCACCGCCTCTCCGACATCGCGCTGAAAGCAACCAACGTCCACATGGGCGAACAGGTGGTCGAGCGCGCCTTCGGCTCGATGGAAATCCACTACCGCAACCAGAGCGAAGTCCTCGAAGCCGGGCGGGTGGTGTTGCGTGAACTACGCACGACGGAAGACGCGCGGATGCCCTGCCGGATCGCCTGGAAGGAAGTGATCTGCGCCATCACCCCGGACCACGCAACGCTGATCAACCGCCAGCTGCGCAAGGGCTCCATGCTCCTGCCCGGCAAATCCATGTTCATCATGGAAACCGAACCCGCCGGCTACATCGTCTACGCCGCCAACGAGGCGGAAAAAGCCGCCAACATCACGCTCGTCGATGTCCGTCCCTTCGGCACATTCGGTCGTCTCACCATGATGGGCAACGAGGCCGAAGCCAACGCGGCGCTGCAGGCCGCCGAACACGCCATCGCCACGATCAACAACAACGCAGGCCGCGTGGGCCGCTGA
- a CDS encoding nitric oxide reductase activation protein NorD, with amino-acid sequence MAILLDDYQDVIADLPEAAAEALRAGWTEVSRVFSSRGLASYLRSAVALHQLGRGEELVVAYIDNMPPVARSLGEEVLGDITTFLLSMASKTSGQVLALICATAPLAADRLADVELFRGYLSVLGVVLAQAPRGLRPMLENLDRLFGQLTLGGLRRWVNWGAQAYKADFDGQALYFGLKSPDAMAVLQQERKGTLFVDIQRRLNIYLRAMWGRDFFLRPTAGDYENREGLRAYIERFVIHIADAYDDQPILDAAGEVITKVPALEVYRAVANHCAAHLAFTTTPLSRQELVPVHVAVIEIIEDARVEELAIRQFPNMRATWLALHPRPDVTIPPDRMGTLFARLAYALLDPGWHDPHPWVQQGVAEFRAAESLDDSQVSWNIGVSLVHGLLSVPVPEYDPRRDGQSVIYRDDNRFVWKGEAYDTDEALAATWDTVQVRKKTSLMEMINNLDVEFAGDDAQEIWTLPTEYILDQEGVSLNTLEGKPPVAEPVYYPEWDYQIQLERPTWAAVLERHPPAGDLAVIDRIVEDNKPVMARLRFLIEAMAPQGMQRIRHIEDGDELDLNAAIRAMIDIRTGQQPDPRVMIKSKRHVRDLAVTVLLDMSESSNDKVRGQDYTVLDLTRTATVMLASALDRIGDTFALQGFCSDGRHDVHYYRFKDFDQPYDDLVKARLAGMTGAYSTRMGAALRHAGHLIGQQRHAKKIIFMITDGEPADNDMRDPQYLRHDTQHAVEELRRQGITTYAISLDPHADQYVSRIFGAKYYTVVDHIERLPERLPSLYMGLTQ; translated from the coding sequence ATGGCCATTCTGCTCGACGATTACCAGGACGTCATCGCCGACCTGCCGGAAGCTGCGGCGGAGGCGCTTCGCGCCGGCTGGACCGAGGTGAGCCGGGTGTTCTCCTCGCGCGGCCTCGCGAGCTATCTGCGCAGCGCCGTCGCGCTGCACCAGCTCGGGCGCGGGGAGGAACTGGTCGTCGCGTATATCGACAACATGCCCCCCGTGGCCCGCAGTCTCGGCGAGGAGGTGTTGGGCGACATCACCACGTTCCTGCTGAGCATGGCCTCGAAAACCTCGGGCCAGGTTCTCGCGCTGATCTGCGCCACCGCCCCGCTCGCCGCCGACCGCCTCGCCGATGTCGAACTGTTTCGCGGCTATCTTTCGGTGCTCGGCGTCGTGCTGGCGCAGGCCCCGCGCGGATTGCGGCCCATGCTGGAAAATCTCGACCGGCTGTTCGGCCAGCTCACCCTGGGCGGGCTGCGCCGCTGGGTGAACTGGGGCGCGCAGGCCTACAAGGCCGATTTCGACGGGCAGGCGCTCTATTTCGGCCTGAAGAGCCCCGATGCGATGGCGGTGCTCCAGCAGGAACGCAAAGGCACCCTGTTCGTCGACATCCAGCGGCGGCTCAACATCTATCTCCGCGCCATGTGGGGGCGGGATTTCTTCCTGCGCCCCACCGCCGGCGATTACGAAAATCGCGAAGGGCTGCGCGCCTATATCGAACGCTTCGTGATCCACATCGCCGACGCCTACGACGACCAGCCGATCCTCGATGCCGCGGGCGAAGTGATCACCAAGGTTCCGGCCCTCGAAGTCTATCGGGCGGTGGCCAATCACTGCGCCGCGCATCTTGCCTTCACCACCACGCCGCTGTCGCGCCAGGAACTGGTGCCGGTCCATGTCGCGGTCATCGAGATCATCGAGGATGCCCGGGTCGAGGAACTCGCCATCCGGCAGTTTCCCAACATGCGCGCCACTTGGCTCGCGCTGCACCCGCGCCCCGATGTCACCATCCCGCCCGACCGGATGGGCACGCTGTTCGCCCGCCTCGCCTATGCGCTGCTCGACCCCGGCTGGCACGATCCCCATCCCTGGGTCCAGCAAGGCGTTGCGGAATTCCGCGCCGCCGAATCGCTGGATGACAGTCAGGTCAGCTGGAACATCGGCGTCTCGCTCGTGCACGGGCTGCTCTCCGTTCCGGTGCCCGAATACGATCCGCGCCGCGACGGCCAGAGCGTCATCTACCGCGACGACAACCGTTTCGTCTGGAAGGGCGAAGCCTACGATACCGATGAAGCGCTGGCCGCAACATGGGATACCGTTCAGGTCCGCAAGAAGACCTCGCTGATGGAAATGATCAACAACCTCGATGTCGAGTTCGCCGGAGACGACGCGCAGGAGATCTGGACCCTCCCGACCGAATATATCCTCGACCAGGAAGGCGTGAGCCTCAATACGCTCGAAGGAAAGCCGCCGGTCGCCGAGCCCGTCTATTATCCCGAATGGGATTACCAGATCCAGCTCGAACGCCCGACCTGGGCCGCCGTGCTGGAGCGCCACCCGCCGGCCGGCGATCTTGCGGTGATCGACCGGATCGTCGAGGACAACAAGCCGGTCATGGCCCGGTTGCGCTTCCTGATCGAAGCCATGGCACCGCAGGGCATGCAGCGGATCCGCCACATCGAGGACGGCGACGAACTCGACCTCAACGCGGCGATCCGCGCGATGATCGACATCCGCACCGGCCAGCAACCCGACCCTCGCGTCATGATCAAATCCAAGCGCCACGTCCGCGACCTCGCGGTGACGGTGCTGCTCGACATGTCGGAATCAAGCAACGACAAGGTGCGCGGCCAGGACTACACCGTGCTCGACCTCACCCGCACCGCGACCGTGATGCTGGCCAGCGCTCTCGACCGGATCGGCGACACTTTCGCCCTGCAGGGCTTCTGCTCCGATGGCCGGCACGACGTGCATTACTACCGGTTCAAGGATTTCGATCAGCCCTATGACGATCTCGTCAAAGCCCGCCTCGCCGGCATGACCGGCGCCTATTCCACCCGCATGGGTGCCGCGCTGCGCCATGCCGGCCACCTAATCGGCCAGCAGCGCCACGCCAAAAAAATCATCTTCATGATCACTGACGGCGAACCCGCGGATAACGACATGCGCGATCCGCAATATCTGCGGCACGACACCCAGCACGCGGTCGAGGAACTGCGCCGTCAGGGCATCACCACCTACGCGATCTCGCTCGACCCGCACGCCGATCAGTACGTCTCGCGAATCTTCGGGGCGAAATACTACACCGTGGTCGATCACATCGAGCGGCTGCCCGAGCGGCTGCCATCACTCTACATGGGGCTGACGCAATAA
- a CDS encoding CbbQ/NirQ/NorQ/GpvN family protein yields the protein MSLDQFYRTYSPRQPASARYPNQRSMPQRAPAPSPAPAPSSAPAPSSAPAPAGTGSNDILAAYRINEQPYYRSVADEVELYEAAYLVRMPMMLKGPTGCGKTRFVEHMAWKLGKPLITVACNEDMTASDLVGRFLLDANGTRWQDGPLALAARHGAICYLDEIVEARQDTTVVIHPLTDARRILPLDKKGEVIHAHPDFQVVISYNPGYQSLMKDLKQSTKQRFGGLDFNYPEHEVEAEIVEHESGIGRDIAKKLVQIAERARNLKGHGLDEGISTRMLIYAASLIQRGVDPLAACRVALVRPITDDPDMRDALDSAVTTYL from the coding sequence ATGAGCCTCGATCAATTCTACCGCACCTATTCCCCGCGCCAGCCGGCTTCGGCGCGCTATCCCAACCAGCGATCGATGCCGCAGCGCGCACCGGCACCCTCCCCTGCACCGGCCCCGTCCTCTGCTCCTGCCCCGTCATCTGCCCCGGCGCCCGCAGGGACCGGTTCGAACGACATTCTGGCCGCCTACCGGATCAACGAGCAACCCTACTACCGGTCAGTCGCCGATGAGGTCGAGCTGTACGAGGCGGCGTATCTGGTCCGGATGCCGATGATGCTGAAAGGGCCGACCGGCTGCGGCAAGACCCGGTTCGTCGAGCACATGGCCTGGAAACTGGGCAAGCCGCTGATCACCGTCGCCTGCAACGAGGACATGACCGCCTCCGACCTCGTCGGGCGCTTCCTGCTCGATGCCAACGGCACCCGCTGGCAGGACGGTCCGCTGGCGCTCGCGGCACGCCACGGTGCCATCTGCTACCTCGATGAGATCGTCGAGGCCCGGCAGGATACCACCGTCGTCATCCACCCGCTGACCGATGCCCGCCGGATACTCCCGCTCGACAAAAAGGGCGAGGTGATCCACGCCCATCCCGATTTCCAGGTCGTGATCTCCTACAACCCCGGCTACCAGTCCCTGATGAAGGACCTCAAGCAATCGACCAAACAGCGCTTCGGCGGGCTCGATTTCAACTACCCGGAGCACGAGGTCGAGGCCGAGATCGTCGAGCACGAATCGGGTATCGGCCGCGATATCGCGAAAAAACTGGTGCAGATCGCCGAACGCGCCCGCAATCTGAAAGGTCATGGCCTGGACGAGGGCATTTCCACCCGCATGCTGATCTATGCCGCCTCGCTGATCCAGCGCGGGGTGGACCCGCTCGCCGCCTGCCGGGTGGCGCTGGTCCGCCCGATCACGGACGACCCGGATATGCGCGACGCGCTTGATTCCGCCGTCACCACCTATCTCTGA
- the parA gene encoding ParA family partition ATPase — protein sequence MGTRIIAIINQKGGAGKTTLAMNFAAGLVQRGSTLVVDLDPQGSARQWASLGTEPFPAPVKQISGQWTPRGLHRTYKDWQFVVLDCPPALDSHAAQQALRTSDIALIPTLPSPIDLWASLRLPQEITEARKTNHALRAFVVLNQIEPKSALSAAMRESLAEFGLPVLNATLRRRAAYKTCALEGLSVYQMGRRGQDAAAEIQAIIEEVLPT from the coding sequence ATGGGCACCCGGATCATCGCGATCATCAACCAGAAGGGCGGTGCCGGAAAGACCACCCTGGCAATGAACTTCGCAGCCGGTCTCGTGCAGCGCGGCTCCACCCTGGTCGTCGATCTCGATCCGCAGGGCTCGGCACGGCAATGGGCGAGTCTGGGAACCGAACCCTTCCCCGCCCCGGTCAAGCAGATCAGCGGACAATGGACCCCGCGCGGCCTGCACCGGACCTACAAGGACTGGCAATTCGTGGTGCTCGACTGTCCTCCGGCGCTCGACAGCCATGCCGCCCAGCAGGCGCTGCGCACCAGCGACATCGCGCTGATCCCCACTTTGCCGTCCCCGATCGATCTCTGGGCCAGCCTGCGTCTGCCGCAGGAAATCACCGAAGCGCGCAAGACCAACCACGCCCTGCGCGCCTTCGTCGTCCTCAACCAGATCGAGCCGAAAAGCGCGCTGTCGGCAGCGATGCGCGAAAGCCTGGCCGAATTCGGCCTGCCGGTTCTCAATGCCACCCTGCGGCGGCGTGCCGCCTACAAGACCTGCGCCCTCGAGGGACTTTCCGTCTACCAGATGGGCCGCCGCGGGCAGGATGCCGCGGCGGAAATTCAAGCGATCATCGAGGAGGTATTGCCGACATGA